One window from the genome of Lentibacillus daqui encodes:
- the wecB gene encoding non-hydrolyzing UDP-N-acetylglucosamine 2-epimerase, whose product MTKRIKVMTIFGTRPEAIKMAPLVLELEKRTEQFESIVTVTAQHREMLDQVLEIFAITPDYDLNIMQQKQTLAQITTRALEGLDQVMKETSPDIVLVHGDTTTTFVASIAAYYNQIAVGHVEAGLRTWDKYSPYPEEMNRQLTGVMADLHFAPTEKAKQNLLNENKPVERIFVTGNTAIDALKTTVDKAYSSPILDQLGNKRLVLVTAHRRENLGENMQHMFRAIKRLVETHEDIHVIYPVHLNPIVQQTAADILGNDDRITLIEPLSVVDFHNFAARAHLIMTDSGGVQEEAPSLGVPVLVLRDTTERPEGIAAGTLKLAGTDENNIFTLANELLSDRDAHDRMAKAANPYGDGHAASRIAEAMVRYFSQTKDGSS is encoded by the coding sequence CTGACAAAGCGTATTAAAGTCATGACCATTTTCGGGACAAGGCCGGAAGCAATTAAGATGGCTCCGCTTGTTTTGGAGTTGGAAAAACGAACAGAGCAGTTTGAATCTATTGTAACTGTTACAGCACAACATCGGGAAATGCTTGATCAGGTATTGGAGATTTTTGCTATCACTCCGGACTATGATTTAAATATTATGCAGCAAAAACAGACCCTCGCCCAGATTACCACCCGGGCATTGGAGGGTTTGGATCAAGTAATGAAGGAAACATCGCCGGATATCGTCCTTGTTCATGGAGACACAACGACTACATTCGTCGCGTCCATTGCCGCTTACTACAACCAGATCGCGGTAGGTCATGTGGAGGCTGGGCTAAGGACGTGGGATAAATATTCTCCATACCCCGAGGAAATGAATCGGCAGTTAACCGGTGTGATGGCCGATTTACACTTTGCTCCAACGGAAAAGGCAAAACAAAATCTGCTGAACGAAAATAAACCGGTGGAGCGTATTTTTGTCACTGGAAACACAGCCATTGATGCGTTGAAAACTACGGTTGATAAAGCATATAGCAGTCCGATTTTGGATCAGCTCGGTAATAAACGGTTGGTGTTGGTGACGGCACATCGCCGGGAAAACCTTGGGGAAAACATGCAGCACATGTTCCGTGCAATCAAGCGGTTGGTGGAAACACATGAAGATATCCATGTGATTTACCCAGTTCACTTAAACCCGATTGTCCAGCAAACAGCTGCTGACATTCTCGGAAATGATGACCGGATTACCTTGATTGAACCATTAAGTGTTGTTGATTTCCATAATTTCGCTGCCCGCGCACACTTAATCATGACAGACTCAGGCGGTGTGCAGGAGGAAGCGCCATCGTTGGGTGTTCCTGTACTTGTACTGCGTGATACCACCGAGCGCCCAGAAGGAATTGCAGCAGGCACGTTAAAATTAGCAGGTACGGATGAAAATAATATTTTTACCCTGGCAAATGAACTGCTTTCCGATAGGGATGCTCATGACCGAATGGCTAAAGCAGCAAACCCGTATGGAGACGGACATGCTGCCAGCAGAATCGCCGAAGCAATGGTACGCTATTTTTCTCAAACAAAGGATGGATCCAGTTGA
- the upp gene encoding uracil phosphoribosyltransferase, with translation MGNIHVLDHPLIQHKLTYIRDKETGTKEFRELVDEVSMLMAFEITRNLPLQEIETNTPVTTAKTKVLAGKKIGLIPILRAGLGMTDGMLNLIPAAKVGHVGLYRDPETLKPVEYYIKLPSDISERELIVIDPMLATGGSANDAIHSLKKRGAKQIRLMCLVAAPEGVKKIQEEHPDVDIYLAALDEGLDDHGYIVPGLGDAGDRLFGTK, from the coding sequence ATGGGAAATATACATGTACTTGATCATCCGTTAATTCAACATAAATTAACGTACATACGAGATAAAGAAACAGGGACAAAGGAATTTCGCGAGCTTGTTGATGAAGTGTCGATGTTGATGGCATTCGAAATTACCCGTAATCTTCCACTGCAAGAAATTGAGACGAACACTCCGGTGACTACAGCAAAAACAAAGGTGTTGGCAGGTAAGAAAATCGGCCTGATTCCAATTTTGCGTGCAGGCCTTGGGATGACCGATGGAATGCTCAATTTGATTCCGGCTGCCAAGGTTGGTCATGTCGGGCTTTATCGTGACCCGGAAACACTTAAACCTGTCGAATATTATATTAAATTACCATCCGACATTTCCGAACGTGAGCTTATCGTGATTGACCCAATGCTTGCTACTGGCGGTTCGGCAAATGATGCCATCCATTCGTTGAAAAAGCGTGGCGCAAAACAAATCCGGCTGATGTGTTTGGTTGCCGCTCCAGAAGGCGTGAAAAAGATTCAGGAAGAGCATCCGGACGTGGATATTTATTTGGCAGCACTGGATGAAGGACTGGATGACCATGGCTATATTGTTCCGGGACTTGGTGATGCCGGTGACCGGTTGTTTGGTACGAAATAG
- a CDS encoding NAD(P)/FAD-dependent oxidoreductase, with amino-acid sequence MTKQQELYDITIIGGGPIGLFTAFYSGMREMKTKIIEYLPFLGGKVSYFYPEKIIRDVGGIPAKSGEQFTEDLINQAKTFHPDIVLKQQITGMEKQVDGTFILTSSNGEKHFTKTVVLATGFGILSSTKLNLPHAEEFEKTNLDYCFSKMENYREKNVLISGGGNSAVDWANVLEPIAKKVIVVHRKPTFTGMESSVTKMLNSTVEVLTPYELSELKGSNGQLSSVVLKHVENQEVKEVLVDRVIVNHGFQIALGPIANWGMDMDNGTIQVDHTMATSIPGIFAVGDIAAYPGKLNLIAGGFNEGPIAVNHAKQFIAPKANLATIFSTNYAPLLDND; translated from the coding sequence ATGACAAAACAACAAGAACTTTATGATATAACCATTATTGGAGGAGGCCCCATCGGACTATTTACAGCTTTCTATAGCGGAATGCGGGAAATGAAAACAAAAATTATTGAATATCTACCGTTTTTGGGCGGGAAGGTTTCCTATTTTTATCCGGAAAAAATAATTAGGGATGTTGGTGGAATTCCTGCCAAATCCGGGGAACAATTTACTGAGGATTTGATAAACCAGGCCAAAACATTCCATCCAGACATTGTCCTAAAGCAACAGATCACGGGGATGGAAAAGCAAGTGGATGGGACGTTTATCTTAACGAGCAGCAACGGGGAAAAGCACTTCACTAAGACTGTTGTGTTGGCCACCGGATTTGGCATATTAAGCTCCACAAAATTAAATCTTCCCCATGCTGAAGAATTTGAAAAAACAAACCTTGACTATTGTTTCAGCAAGATGGAAAATTACCGTGAAAAAAACGTTCTTATTTCAGGTGGAGGAAACTCAGCAGTCGATTGGGCAAATGTGCTGGAGCCAATCGCCAAAAAAGTTATTGTTGTTCATCGCAAGCCAACATTTACCGGGATGGAAAGCAGTGTAACAAAAATGCTGAATTCTACTGTGGAGGTATTAACGCCTTATGAATTGTCCGAGTTAAAAGGCTCAAACGGCCAGTTATCCAGTGTTGTCTTGAAGCATGTTGAGAATCAGGAAGTTAAAGAAGTCTTGGTTGATCGTGTTATTGTCAATCATGGATTTCAGATTGCACTAGGTCCGATAGCAAATTGGGGCATGGACATGGATAACGGGACAATTCAGGTAGACCATACGATGGCCACATCCATTCCGGGAATATTTGCAGTTGGAGATATCGCGGCTTATCCCGGCAAACTAAACTTGATCGCCGGAGGGTTTAACGAAGGTCCAATTGCGGTCAATCATGCCAAGCAGTTTATAGCACCGAAAGCAAACCTTGCTACCATTTTCTCGACCAACTATGCACCGTTATTGGACAATGATTAA
- a CDS encoding FecCD family ABC transporter permease, with protein MNTTEAGKQRKFLLIMMLLIALLIILFFISLNTGVIRISPGDVLRTLLHNGTARQQLILFDFRLPGILLALLIGAGLAVSGVILQGVTQNELADPGILGINTGAGLAVILFLFFSQNRLDTSGTFSIFMMPLFALLGALGAAILIYGLAWKKGVNPIRLVLVGIGVNAGFSALLVIFQLKMDPQNFRQATVWLSGDIWNANWSFVLALLPWMLILIPLALFKANALNAMNLGDGIASGLGVSVEKNRVILLFIAVALAGAAVAAGGAIAFLGLVVPHIARKIIGPLHQYIIPISTLIGALLLMIADTVGKNILAPAQVPVGIIVAIISAPYFIYLLMKAK; from the coding sequence ATGAACACGACGGAAGCGGGGAAACAAAGAAAATTTCTACTTATTATGATGCTGCTCATCGCTTTACTGATTATCTTGTTTTTTATTAGTTTAAATACCGGTGTTATCCGTATTTCACCGGGTGATGTACTAAGAACATTGTTACATAATGGAACAGCACGGCAGCAATTAATCCTGTTTGATTTTCGTCTGCCGGGAATTTTGCTTGCTTTGCTTATTGGGGCAGGTCTCGCAGTATCTGGTGTTATTTTGCAAGGGGTGACCCAAAATGAACTTGCTGATCCGGGGATTTTGGGAATCAATACCGGCGCTGGACTTGCCGTCATACTGTTTCTATTCTTTTCCCAAAATCGTCTCGATACATCGGGTACTTTTTCTATTTTCATGATGCCTTTATTTGCTTTACTGGGAGCTCTTGGTGCAGCCATATTAATCTATGGATTAGCATGGAAAAAGGGTGTAAACCCAATTAGGCTGGTATTGGTTGGGATCGGGGTTAATGCTGGTTTTAGTGCATTACTGGTCATTTTTCAATTGAAGATGGATCCGCAAAATTTCCGACAGGCTACCGTCTGGCTATCCGGAGACATATGGAATGCGAATTGGAGCTTTGTATTGGCGCTGTTACCCTGGATGCTTATTCTTATCCCATTGGCACTGTTCAAAGCCAATGCATTAAATGCTATGAATCTTGGTGATGGTATTGCATCGGGACTTGGAGTATCTGTCGAAAAAAACCGGGTAATTCTGCTGTTCATTGCTGTAGCTCTTGCCGGCGCTGCAGTTGCGGCCGGAGGGGCAATTGCCTTCTTAGGTCTGGTTGTCCCGCACATAGCCAGAAAGATCATTGGTCCATTACATCAATACATTATTCCGATTTCAACTTTGATTGGGGCATTGTTGTTAATGATTGCTGATACGGTTGGCAAAAACATTCTGGCACCTGCTCAAGTACCTGTTGGAATCATTGTTGCGATTATAAGCGCACCTTATTTTATTTACCTGCTTATGAAAGCGAAGTAA
- a CDS encoding FecCD family ABC transporter permease — MIRIFINLIALVAMLFSIGLSVSYGAIDIKLMTVWQAVFDFQPDLSTHQVIQELRLPRAIAAALIGAFLAVAGSVMQGMTRNPLASPSILGVTDGAAFALVISLAFFSNISNLGMNLASWIGAGIAVVLIFMVGSFSKDGLTPVKLALAGVAIGMMLRSVSSMIALHFQLEKQMGFWLAGGLEGTNWSSVKMLFISGIIGFLPAIAISKSITVLSLGEDIATGLGQRNIVIKVIGILSVLILTGAAVSVAGVVGFVGLIVPHITRFIMGTDYRWIIPSAAIFGALLLVLSDVVARVVNAPFETPVGAITSLIGVPFFLYLARGNGGGKS, encoded by the coding sequence ATGATAAGAATCTTCATCAACCTAATCGCATTAGTAGCTATGCTATTTTCTATAGGTCTGTCTGTTTCATACGGAGCAATTGATATAAAGTTGATGACAGTCTGGCAGGCTGTTTTTGACTTTCAACCAGATTTGTCAACCCATCAGGTTATTCAGGAACTCCGTTTGCCCCGTGCAATTGCTGCAGCACTAATCGGTGCTTTTTTGGCAGTTGCCGGTTCGGTTATGCAGGGAATGACACGAAATCCTTTAGCTTCCCCATCCATTTTGGGGGTTACTGATGGAGCTGCCTTTGCTCTTGTTATTTCTTTGGCTTTCTTCTCCAACATATCGAATTTGGGAATGAACCTGGCCTCATGGATTGGGGCAGGAATTGCTGTTGTACTCATATTTATGGTCGGGTCTTTTTCAAAAGATGGTTTAACCCCGGTCAAACTTGCTCTTGCAGGGGTTGCTATCGGGATGATGCTTCGTTCTGTTTCATCGATGATTGCTTTGCATTTTCAATTGGAAAAACAGATGGGATTTTGGTTGGCGGGCGGTCTGGAAGGAACAAACTGGTCTTCTGTTAAAATGCTATTCATTTCCGGTATTATTGGTTTTCTTCCGGCAATTGCTATATCCAAATCGATTACCGTGCTAAGCCTTGGAGAAGACATTGCAACGGGACTTGGGCAACGAAATATTGTTATTAAGGTAATTGGCATTCTTTCCGTGCTTATCCTGACGGGAGCAGCTGTTTCTGTTGCTGGTGTTGTTGGTTTTGTCGGACTTATTGTGCCACATATCACACGTTTTATTATGGGAACGGATTACCGATGGATCATCCCTTCAGCTGCTATTTTTGGTGCCTTATTGCTCGTCCTGTCCGATGTCGTAGCGAGGGTGGTCAATGCACCATTTGAAACACCGGTTGGCGCAATCACTTCACTTATTGGTGTGCCTTTTTTCCTTTACCTGGCTCGCGGTAATGGAGGTGGAAAATCATGA
- a CDS encoding iron-hydroxamate ABC transporter substrate-binding protein, whose translation MKLNDKYRLLFLCVTIGLLFIISACGNKESSEAPDKQDKDTSSEVTLDSEKGEVTMPKEAKHVIAPYHEDTLLALGITPVAKWAIGKSVQGYLEPELKDVPSIEWNLPLEQVLNQDPDLIILENNLDSYKGSYEDYNKIAPTYVMNKETTDNWQKQLETFGKLFGKEDKAKEVLKQYKDKVAKASEEVKDAIGDETAAVIWVSGDEYFVFEHNRHSAEVLYSELGVKVPALIEELGDAETAWNPMSIEKLSELDADHVFLLAEKGESGVETLNKSTVWQSTPAVKKGNVYHLQDPSNWTNQGLLASEKTIDDIVKALKEK comes from the coding sequence ATGAAATTAAATGATAAATACCGATTGCTTTTTCTCTGTGTGACAATTGGTTTGTTATTCATTATTTCTGCCTGTGGAAACAAAGAATCATCCGAAGCTCCCGATAAACAGGATAAAGATACAAGTTCCGAAGTAACGCTAGATTCCGAAAAGGGCGAAGTAACCATGCCTAAGGAAGCGAAACACGTTATTGCGCCATATCATGAGGATACATTACTTGCGCTAGGTATCACACCTGTTGCCAAGTGGGCAATAGGAAAAAGTGTACAAGGCTACCTGGAACCGGAGCTAAAGGATGTACCGTCCATCGAATGGAATCTTCCTTTGGAACAAGTACTAAATCAAGATCCGGATTTGATTATTTTAGAAAATAACCTGGATAGTTATAAGGGTTCTTACGAAGATTATAACAAAATTGCCCCAACGTATGTCATGAACAAGGAAACGACAGATAACTGGCAAAAGCAATTAGAAACCTTTGGCAAATTATTTGGCAAGGAAGATAAGGCGAAAGAAGTGTTGAAACAATATAAAGATAAGGTAGCCAAGGCAAGCGAAGAAGTAAAGGATGCCATTGGAGATGAGACGGCTGCAGTTATTTGGGTATCAGGCGATGAATATTTTGTGTTTGAACATAACCGCCACAGTGCAGAAGTGTTATATTCTGAATTAGGTGTAAAGGTTCCGGCACTAATTGAAGAACTAGGCGATGCGGAAACAGCATGGAACCCAATGTCCATTGAAAAACTCTCTGAACTGGATGCCGATCATGTATTTTTGCTAGCGGAAAAAGGAGAATCGGGAGTAGAAACGCTAAATAAAAGCACTGTCTGGCAAAGCACTCCGGCCGTTAAAAAAGGGAATGTTTACCACCTTCAAGACCCAAGCAATTGGACTAATCAAGGATTATTGGCATCAGAAAAAACAATAGATGACATCGTCAAAGCCCTAAAGGAAAAATAA
- a CDS encoding ABC transporter ATP-binding protein, producing MQTLNAEDLTLGYGDNIIIENLNISIPKGKITVFIGGNGCGKSTLLRSLARLLKPKGGNVILDGEDIAKLGTKEVAKNMAILPQGPVTPEGLTVYELVKLGRHPHRGFLKQWSKTDEDAVHQALQSTNTIELKNRTVDSLSGGQRQRAWIAMTLAQQTDTILLDEPTTYLDMTHQIDVLDLLFDLNERDGRTIVMVLHDLNLASRYAHHAVAIKDKKIFDQGKPEEIITCNLVHEVFQMKCDVTYDPRFGTPMCIPHGKGRCLFAN from the coding sequence ATGCAAACGTTGAACGCAGAGGATCTAACGCTGGGCTATGGTGACAATATCATCATTGAAAATTTAAATATAAGCATACCTAAAGGGAAAATCACCGTGTTCATTGGCGGTAATGGTTGCGGGAAGTCTACATTATTGCGTTCTTTAGCACGTTTATTAAAGCCAAAGGGAGGTAATGTCATATTAGACGGTGAAGACATTGCCAAACTTGGGACAAAAGAGGTCGCCAAAAACATGGCAATTTTACCGCAAGGCCCGGTAACGCCAGAAGGACTAACAGTTTACGAACTTGTTAAACTTGGCAGACACCCACATCGCGGATTTTTAAAACAGTGGTCTAAAACAGATGAAGATGCTGTTCATCAGGCACTTCAGTCGACAAATACCATAGAACTTAAAAACAGAACCGTTGATTCATTATCGGGCGGGCAACGTCAACGTGCATGGATAGCTATGACACTAGCCCAGCAGACAGATACTATTTTGCTGGATGAACCGACGACTTATTTGGATATGACCCATCAAATTGATGTGTTGGATTTATTGTTTGATTTAAACGAGCGGGACGGACGCACCATTGTTATGGTACTGCATGATTTAAACCTTGCCAGCAGATATGCACATCATGCAGTAGCAATCAAAGATAAAAAGATTTTTGATCAGGGCAAGCCGGAAGAAATAATAACTTGTAATCTAGTACATGAGGTTTTCCAAATGAAATGTGACGTAACATATGACCCAAGGTTTGGTACACCAATGTGTATTCCGCATGGCAAAGGCCGTTGTTTATTTGCGAATTAA
- the glyA gene encoding serine hydroxymethyltransferase — protein METTTSVTTLKQTDQELYEAIENEKQRQQQKIELIASENFVSEAVMKAMGSVLTNKYAEGYPGKRYYGGCEFVDVAENLARDRAKELFGAEHANIQPHSGAQANMAVYFSVLDPGDTILGMNLNHGGHLTHGSPVNFSGKLYNVVDYGVDKETEKLDYDAVLAKAKEVQPKLIVAGASAYSRTIDFVKFREIADAVDAYLMVDMAHIAGLVAAGLHPNPVPHAHFVTTTTHKTLRGPRGGMILCKEEFAKKIDKTVFPGIQGGPLMHVIAAKAVSFKEALSDDFKAYANQIIKNAKVLGEALTNEGIRIVSGGTDNHLLLLDVTPLKLTGKVAEKVLDDIGITTNKNTIPFDTESPFVTSGLRIGTAAVTTRGFAEEEMKEIAAIISLTLKHHEDEAKQKEAAKRVKALTDKFPLYA, from the coding sequence ATGGAAACAACAACATCTGTAACGACATTGAAACAGACGGATCAGGAGCTTTATGAAGCAATCGAGAATGAGAAACAACGCCAACAACAAAAAATTGAATTAATTGCTTCGGAAAATTTTGTATCAGAAGCGGTTATGAAGGCAATGGGCTCTGTTTTAACTAATAAATATGCGGAAGGCTACCCTGGTAAACGGTACTATGGCGGCTGTGAGTTTGTAGATGTGGCCGAGAATTTAGCCCGTGATCGTGCCAAAGAATTATTTGGTGCCGAGCATGCGAATATTCAGCCACACTCCGGGGCGCAAGCGAATATGGCAGTATACTTCTCTGTTTTGGATCCGGGTGATACCATCCTGGGCATGAACTTGAATCATGGTGGTCATTTAACCCATGGCAGCCCGGTGAATTTTAGCGGGAAGTTATATAATGTCGTTGATTATGGCGTGGACAAAGAAACGGAGAAGCTTGATTATGATGCCGTTTTAGCCAAAGCAAAAGAGGTGCAGCCAAAATTGATCGTTGCTGGTGCCAGTGCTTACTCCCGGACGATTGATTTTGTTAAATTCAGGGAAATAGCTGATGCCGTTGATGCTTATTTGATGGTCGATATGGCTCATATTGCCGGATTAGTTGCAGCTGGGTTGCATCCAAATCCAGTTCCACACGCACACTTTGTGACAACCACTACACACAAAACGTTGCGTGGTCCACGTGGCGGTATGATTTTATGCAAAGAGGAATTTGCCAAAAAGATTGATAAAACCGTGTTCCCGGGTATTCAAGGTGGCCCATTGATGCACGTTATCGCCGCCAAAGCCGTATCGTTTAAAGAAGCATTATCTGATGATTTCAAAGCATATGCCAACCAAATTATTAAAAATGCCAAAGTTCTTGGTGAGGCATTGACAAATGAAGGCATCCGTATTGTCTCCGGTGGTACCGATAACCATTTATTATTACTTGATGTGACACCGCTCAAACTAACCGGAAAAGTAGCGGAGAAGGTACTGGATGATATTGGTATTACCACCAATAAAAATACCATTCCGTTTGATACAGAAAGCCCGTTTGTTACCAGTGGACTTCGGATTGGTACAGCTGCCGTAACCACTCGTGGCTTTGCAGAAGAAGAAATGAAAGAGATTGCTGCCATTATTTCACTTACATTAAAACACCATGAAGATGAGGCAAAGCAAAAAGAAGCAGCAAAACGCGTTAAAGCATTGACAGATAAGTTTCCGTTATATGCTTAG
- a CDS encoding TIGR01440 family protein yields MADLHQQVHDDMEAVVDEWLNNGYVNDGDLFVIGCSTSEVIGEHIGTAGSEEIAAIIFEQLIRLQQDKQLQLAFQCCEHLNRALVVERSTMKAHRLEEVSVIPQPKAGGSMASYAYKHMQDPVVVEMVEANAGIDIGETMIGMHLKRVAVPLRLNQRHVASAHLSAARTRPKLIGGERAVYK; encoded by the coding sequence TTGGCTGATTTGCACCAGCAAGTTCATGACGATATGGAAGCTGTTGTTGATGAATGGTTAAATAACGGATATGTAAACGATGGGGATTTGTTTGTGATTGGCTGCTCCACAAGTGAAGTAATCGGTGAACATATCGGAACAGCTGGCAGTGAGGAGATCGCAGCAATTATTTTTGAGCAGTTGATAAGGCTCCAGCAGGATAAACAGTTGCAATTAGCGTTTCAATGTTGTGAGCATCTGAATCGGGCTTTGGTTGTGGAAAGAAGTACAATGAAAGCACACCGGCTGGAGGAAGTCTCGGTTATACCGCAGCCAAAAGCAGGTGGATCGATGGCCTCTTATGCGTATAAGCATATGCAAGATCCAGTAGTTGTTGAAATGGTTGAAGCAAATGCAGGTATCGATATTGGTGAAACAATGATTGGGATGCATCTGAAACGAGTAGCTGTACCATTACGTTTAAATCAGCGGCATGTCGCAAGTGCACATCTGTCAGCCGCCCGCACCCGTCCAAAATTAATTGGCGGTGAACGGGCTGTCTATAAATAA
- the rpiB gene encoding ribose 5-phosphate isomerase B, with protein sequence MKVILTADHAGMTIRNEVKDLLDEMGITYEDTGCDCQGSVDYPDYALPAAERVAKGEFDRGIFICGTGIGMTIAANKVSGIRCALAHDVYSAKLTRQHNDSNVLAMGERVIGPGLAREIAKVWLETDFDGGRHANRIGKITAYEG encoded by the coding sequence ATGAAGGTCATTTTAACTGCTGATCATGCGGGGATGACGATTCGCAATGAAGTAAAAGATTTATTGGATGAAATGGGAATTACCTATGAAGATACGGGCTGTGATTGTCAGGGATCCGTTGATTATCCGGATTATGCACTGCCTGCCGCTGAGCGTGTAGCAAAGGGTGAATTTGACCGTGGTATTTTTATTTGCGGAACTGGGATTGGTATGACGATCGCGGCTAATAAAGTAAGCGGTATTCGTTGTGCATTGGCCCATGATGTATACAGTGCCAAATTAACCAGACAGCACAATGATTCCAATGTTTTGGCAATGGGAGAACGCGTCATTGGACCAGGGCTTGCCAGGGAAATTGCCAAGGTATGGCTGGAGACGGATTTCGATGGCGGACGTCATGCCAACCGGATTGGTAAAATTACTGCGTACGAGGGATAA
- a CDS encoding low molecular weight protein arginine phosphatase codes for MKILFVCTGNTCRSPMAEALLKAKYPRAEVQSAGVFAGRNQRANQTAIDALKLQGISLDHRSQPVSEKLLNWADLVLTMTMQHKQSLILQYPDYQDKYFTLKEYVSDADRKIWQELKRAYADYEQKRIIFMQQNQHKLDKETLEQEVMKHLQDDLRRIQQMEASLINYDISDPFGGDLQVYQNTLHELDKHVDLLIGKIKND; via the coding sequence ATGAAAATCTTGTTTGTCTGTACCGGAAATACGTGCCGCAGTCCAATGGCTGAAGCATTGCTGAAAGCTAAATACCCACGGGCAGAGGTGCAATCGGCCGGGGTTTTTGCGGGAAGAAATCAACGTGCTAATCAAACAGCGATAGATGCGCTAAAACTTCAGGGGATTTCGTTGGATCATCGTTCGCAGCCGGTTTCCGAAAAGCTGTTGAACTGGGCTGATTTAGTACTGACCATGACAATGCAGCATAAACAATCCCTCATATTACAGTACCCTGATTATCAGGATAAATATTTTACACTAAAGGAATACGTTTCAGATGCGGATAGGAAAATTTGGCAGGAATTAAAACGGGCATATGCAGATTATGAACAAAAGCGAATCATCTTCATGCAACAGAACCAGCACAAACTGGATAAGGAAACACTTGAGCAAGAAGTAATGAAACATTTGCAGGATGACCTTCGACGTATCCAGCAGATGGAGGCCAGCTTAATCAATTATGATATTTCCGATCCGTTTGGCGGAGACTTGCAAGTTTATCAAAACACCCTTCATGAACTAGATAAACATGTCGATCTATTAATTGGGAAAATAAAAAACGACTAA